A single genomic interval of Alcaligenes sp. SDU_A2 harbors:
- a CDS encoding RelA/SpoT family protein produces the protein MAFPGLRGASSGLLAVLKKGSRLGRRKPKPDTGAAALPVQDNGNAAIASLAPLTKIISLYLDPKDVERVREAYRFADQAHLGQFRASGEPYISHPIAVTEICAGWKLDADALMSALLHDVIEDQDVSKQELAEKFGTDVAEIVDGLSKLERLEFATKTQQQADSFRKMLLAMSRDVRVILIKLADRLHNMRTLDAVKPEKRRRVAQETLDIYAPIAHRLGLNTLFRELQDRCFKAMYPNRYKVLHKALMAARGNRREVLGKITEAVKIALPAAGIEAEISGREKSLYSIFCKMVEQKKSFSDVLDIYGFRVIVHTLPECYLALGTLHQLYRPVPGKFKDYIAIPKVNGYQSLHTTLIGPYGTPVEFQFRTREMDHVAEEGVASHWLYKEDDVTLNDLQKRTHRWLQSLLDIQSQTGDSAEFLEHVKVDLFPDAVYVYTPKGKIISLPKGATPVDFAYSIHTDIGNHAVASKINGEFAPLRTELKSGDSVEIITSPAARPSAQWLNYVRSGRARSEIRHYLRTVKYEESVAFGRRLLDQAFDQLGLPHAGDQDPNWEKLAKGSGAASREEILADIGLGKRLAAVVARRFAPENALLETTAAAFDEITANTSAPILIHGNEGQAVQLAPCCGPLPGDAIIGGIRLGHGLVVHMAECAVAQRAQAKEPERWVPVMWDSNTARHLSTRLDVTAINERGVLGRLAAEITDADSNIIHISMPDESAATSVLHLTVQVDSRTHLARVIRSIRHVPQVQKIVRVKG, from the coding sequence ATGGCATTTCCGGGCTTACGCGGCGCATCCTCTGGTCTTTTGGCCGTCCTTAAAAAAGGTTCGCGGCTGGGACGCCGCAAGCCTAAGCCCGATACAGGCGCAGCGGCGCTGCCCGTGCAAGACAATGGCAACGCCGCCATTGCCTCGCTGGCACCGCTGACCAAGATCATCTCCCTGTATCTGGACCCCAAGGACGTCGAACGCGTACGCGAAGCCTACCGTTTCGCCGACCAGGCCCACCTGGGCCAGTTCCGCGCCAGCGGCGAACCCTACATCTCCCACCCCATCGCCGTCACCGAAATCTGTGCCGGCTGGAAACTGGACGCCGACGCCCTGATGTCGGCCCTGCTGCACGACGTCATCGAAGACCAGGACGTCTCCAAACAGGAACTGGCCGAAAAGTTCGGCACCGACGTCGCCGAAATCGTCGATGGCCTGTCCAAATTGGAAAGGCTGGAATTTGCCACCAAAACGCAACAGCAGGCCGACAGCTTTCGCAAGATGCTGCTGGCCATGTCGCGCGATGTGCGCGTCATTCTCATCAAGCTGGCCGACCGCCTGCACAATATGCGCACGCTGGATGCGGTCAAGCCCGAAAAACGCCGCCGCGTCGCCCAGGAAACCCTGGACATCTATGCCCCCATCGCGCATCGCCTGGGCCTGAACACGCTGTTTCGCGAACTTCAGGACCGATGCTTCAAAGCCATGTACCCCAACCGGTACAAGGTGTTGCACAAAGCCTTGATGGCCGCGCGCGGCAACCGCCGCGAAGTATTGGGCAAAATCACGGAAGCGGTCAAAATCGCCTTGCCGGCCGCCGGCATCGAAGCAGAAATATCCGGTCGCGAAAAGTCGCTCTACAGCATTTTCTGCAAAATGGTCGAGCAGAAAAAATCCTTTTCGGATGTGCTGGATATCTACGGCTTTCGAGTCATCGTCCATACCCTGCCGGAATGCTATCTGGCGCTGGGCACGCTGCACCAGCTCTATCGCCCCGTGCCGGGCAAATTCAAGGACTACATCGCCATTCCCAAGGTCAATGGCTATCAGTCCTTGCACACCACGCTCATCGGCCCGTACGGCACTCCGGTGGAGTTCCAGTTCCGCACCCGCGAAATGGATCATGTGGCCGAAGAAGGCGTGGCGTCGCACTGGTTATACAAAGAAGACGACGTCACCCTGAACGATCTGCAAAAGCGCACTCACCGCTGGTTGCAGTCTTTGCTGGACATCCAGAGCCAAACCGGCGATTCCGCCGAGTTCCTGGAACACGTCAAGGTGGATCTGTTCCCCGACGCCGTCTATGTCTACACCCCCAAGGGCAAGATCATTTCTCTGCCCAAGGGTGCCACGCCGGTGGACTTTGCCTACAGCATCCACACAGATATCGGCAACCACGCCGTGGCCTCCAAGATCAACGGCGAATTCGCGCCCCTGCGCACCGAGCTCAAAAGCGGCGACTCGGTCGAGATCATCACCTCTCCGGCTGCCCGCCCCAGCGCGCAATGGCTCAACTATGTCCGTTCTGGCCGCGCCCGCTCGGAAATCCGTCATTATCTGCGCACTGTCAAATACGAAGAATCGGTGGCATTTGGCCGCCGCCTGCTGGATCAAGCCTTCGACCAACTGGGCCTGCCGCATGCCGGCGACCAGGACCCCAATTGGGAAAAGCTGGCCAAAGGTTCGGGTGCCGCATCGCGCGAAGAAATTCTGGCCGATATCGGTCTGGGCAAGCGCCTGGCTGCCGTGGTGGCACGCCGATTCGCCCCGGAAAACGCCCTGCTGGAAACCACTGCCGCCGCCTTTGACGAAATCACCGCCAATACGTCGGCCCCGATTCTTATCCACGGCAACGAAGGTCAGGCCGTGCAATTAGCCCCTTGTTGCGGCCCTTTGCCGGGCGACGCCATTATCGGCGGCATACGGCTGGGCCACGGCCTGGTCGTTCACATGGCCGAATGCGCCGTCGCACAGCGCGCCCAAGCCAAAGAACCCGAACGTTGGGTACCGGTCATGTGGGACAGCAATACGGCCCGCCACCTGTCTACCCGCCTGGACGTTACCGCCATCAACGAGCGCGGCGTGCTGGGACGTTTGGCAGCGGAAATTACGGATGCCGACTCCAATATCATCCATATATCCATGCCCGACGAATCCGCCGCCACCTCGGTGCTGCACCTGACCGTCCAGGTAGACAGCCGCACCCATTTAGCGCGCGTCATACGCTCCATCCGGCATGTGCCGCAAGTGCAAAAAATCGTACGCGTAAAGGGTTGA
- the rpoZ gene encoding DNA-directed RNA polymerase subunit omega: MARITVEDCLEQVPNRFKLTLAAAYRARELAQGHEPRLDSKNKPTVTALREIAAGATGLEMLRKVPT; encoded by the coding sequence ATGGCACGCATCACTGTCGAGGATTGCCTGGAGCAAGTCCCCAACCGTTTCAAACTGACCCTGGCTGCCGCCTACCGCGCGCGCGAATTGGCTCAGGGCCATGAGCCTCGTCTGGACAGCAAAAACAAGCCCACCGTTACGGCCCTGCGCGAAATCGCCGCCGGCGCGACCGGTCTGGAAATGCTGCGCAAGGTTCCTACCTGA